Within the Methanobrevibacter ruminantium genome, the region TTGAATGCATTGTATAAAGGGCCTTTGGAGGTTAATGATAATGCTTACACTTTGGAAAATAGAATCAATCAGGCTTATGATATTGAGGAAATCAAGTCAATTGATGTTTTGCGATATGCTACTAAGGATTGGAGAATCTATCATAGCTCTAAAATTGTATCTTGCAAGGACGATTTTGGCAGGATAATGATGTCTTATGGTGAAAATAAGAATATCATAATGTCTGTTAAAGATGCTAATGATTTTGTTAAGGACAATGATGCTAAGGTCTTATCAAATGTTCAGTTTGAAAAAGTCAATACTGTTATTGTGCCGATTTCCCTTTCAAGGCTTCAAGCTACTGCAGGGCTGATTTCTGTCGGTTCAGTAGTTGATGTTTATTCATTAAGCGATAATGATTCAGACTATTCCTATGGCAATGAAGACCTTAGTGAAGATGAAGAGATAAGCAACGATTTAAGTTCAATTTCATCAAATGAAACACTTGATGGCACTTTGGAAGAGACAGAAAAGGATCCGATTGTAAGTGGTGCAACTGTTTTGGCAATCTTGCGCTCTAAAGATAGTGGTTTGGTTGATAGCACTGTTTCAAAATCAAAAACAGTCATTAAGGGAAATGAAACAAAGCCATTTGAAAACACAGTTTCCTATTCAAGTGATGTTGAGGAACTTCTTAAATCATCCGTATTAAACTCAAAAAGTGATAATAATATCTTAGACTCTTATTTGATGAATTATGGGGTCAGATTATCAAATTTTGAGAGAATGTCCAATTTAGGAGACTTGGATTCTGAATATATTATTCTCTTGGAAGTGCCCCAATCTGATGTAAATTTTGTTATAAACAATATGGATAATTTGATTTTAGCTATTCCTACAGATTTTGCACCTAATTGGGTGGTGGATGAGTTAAACGAGACATATTATGAGAATTTATATCAAGACCAATCTTTAGATTTCTTATAATCTATTTAACCAATCTATATGACTAAACTATTTTACCAACCAATCAATCTTTACAAATCCATTCAAATTGAATATTATAAATTTATTAAATATGAAAAATAGATAAAACTATAGAATCAATATTTAAGTTTTTTATTTAGTTATTTAATTAAGTCATTTAATTAAAATTAGTTAATTTGTTGATGATTTTTATGGATATAAAAAAATATATAAAGCCTACAACAATTATTGTCATTATTGCTTTTTTGATTATAGGATTATATGCTTTAACTGAGGTTAATTACTTTTCATATAAACAAGTTGCAGAATCTAAGGATGTCAATGCTTCAGTTGTAGTAATCCCTGCTATAGGAGTTTTTGAGAAGATCAACAATGTTTCAATATCCCAAGGGGTTTATATTGATGAGACTTCCAATATTCCAACTAAAGGAGATACTGTTTTATATGGACACAGAACCTTGCAAGGGTCTCCGTTTTTACGTTTAGATACTCTTAAGAAAGGAGATGTTGTCACTGTAGAATGGCCTGGAATCGGTGAAGTGAATTACACTGTCAAGGAATCTGAAATAATTGCACCGACTAATTTCCTAGATTTAAATGAAAGTCATGCAAATGATGTTAATAGTCAGGATTTGTACTTGGTAACATGTCACCCAATAGGTTCATCTGCTCAAAGGCTTGTTGTAACTGCTGAATTAGACTCAATAAGCCCAATCAATGAAACAGTGTTGGAACAAAATCCTCAAGCGCACTGGGCTTGGTTAATTACTGCAGGATTCTTGATTCTTGGTTTGATTGTAACATATTTCACTCCTGCTGAAGAAAGGAAAATCATTTTGGCAGTTGTCATAGCCATTACAATTGTTCTTGCGTATTTCTGTATTTTCCCAATATCCTCACAGGTCTGGGCGGATCAATTAGGATGGTTAAATAGTTTGATTGGAGTAAATTAGTAGGATTGAATTCATTATTAAATATTAAATTTAAATTATTAGAATTAATTTATGTAATTAAAGGATTGAATTAATTGATTTATTTAGAGGTATTTTATGGGCGCTAAAGAAGAATATTTTTCTAATATTTCAAATAGGGAAAGAGCAATATTTGAAGGAGCCATTAGTATGGGAGCATTATTCCATCAATTTGTAGGCACTCCTTTCAATAAAACCAATATTGCAAGTTTAGAAAAAGCTATGGAGGAATCTTTCGCTTTACAGCCTTGCATTGAAAAGGTTGAAGTTTCAATTGATTTAGACAGATTGGATAATGCCATGACTGAATTTGAATACACTTCATTAAGTGGGGATATGCTGGATGTAAAGATCTATTCAAAAGTGGATGATGTTTTGGCAGTTATTAGAATCAAATTCATAGAAGAGCTTAACTATCCTTTAATGTACGTTGAAGAGATTATTGAATAATCCTTCAATTCTCTTTTTAATTCCTTCAACAACTCTTCTATTCTCTCTTTTTCTACAATTCTTTTTTATGATTTTTTTACTTTTTTTTACTTTTATTTTTTTAATTTTAATTTATTTTCTATTTTCTAATGATTTTTCACATGATTAAAAAAATCTAATTATTTTGTTTACTTATACTAAATTATTTAAATAAATAAACTCATATATAATAATATTATGATTTATATCTTAAGATAATCAACTGATAAGGTATAATTTTAATATTTGAACTAATATTTTTTCAAACTATACAAAGTATGTGAGATGATTTAATGATTATTATAGATTCTAAGCTTTGTAAAGGATGCGATATTTGTATAGCTACTTGTCCTAAAAATGTTTATTCAAAATCTGATAAAGTAAACACAAAAAATGTTTACCTTCCTTTCCCAGAACATGAGGAAGGTTGCACTAGATGTGGCTTATGTGAATTATCATGTCCTGATCAAGCTATTTATGTTGGAAAAGAGGTGGAATAAATGGCGGAAGAGCGTTTTGTTCAAGGAAATGAAGCTTGTGCATTAGGTGCAATTGCTGCAAACTGCAGATTCTTTGCAGGTTATCCAATTACTCCATCTACTGAAATCGCAGAACAAATGTCTATCTTGCTTCCAAAATACGGCGGATCCTTTGTTCAAATGGAAGATGAAATTGCATCTGCTGGTGCTATCATTGGAGCTTCATGGAGTGGTATGAAAGCAATGACCGCTACTTCTGGTCCTGGTATTTCATTAATGCAGGAAAATATCGGTTACGGATTCATTACAGAAACTCCTATTGTAATTATCAATGTACAAAGAGGTTCCCCATCCACTGGTCAACCTACCATGTCTGCTCAAGCTGATATGATGCAAGTTCGTTGGGGTTCTCATGGGGATTATGAACCTATTGCTTTAGCACCTTCATCTGTTCAGGAATTCTTTGATTTTACTATCAAGGCTTTTAATTTAGCTGAAGAGTACAGAGTTCCAGTAACTGTTCTTGCTGATGAAGTTGTAGGGCATATGAGAGAAAAATTGATTATTCCTGATGATATCAAAATTGTAGCTCGTAAAAGACCTGAAAAAGTAGATGGCCAATACTTGCCATTTGATGCTCCTTGTGATGGAACTACTCTTATGCCTGCTTTTGGTGATGGATTCAATATTCACGTAACTGGTCTCACTCACGATGAAAGAGGTTATCCGGACACTAACGACCCAGACACCCATACCAAATTGGTTGAAAGATTATGCAATAAGGTTTTAATGCACCGAAAGGATATCTGTTCAGTTAAAAAGGAAAATTGTGATGATGCAGATATCGTTATTGTATCATGTGGTTCTCCATACCGTTCTGTTGGAGCGGCTATGAAAAAGGCAAGAGAAGAAGGCATAAAAGTAGGATCTCTTAAAATTGACACTCCATGGCCTTTCCCAGAAGAGGAAATTGCTGAAATCGCTAAAACTGCAAGTGACATAATTGTTCCTGAAATGAATTTAGGGCAAATTGTTCATGAAGTTGAAAGGGCAGCACAAGGTGAAGCTAATGTTCACTTGATTGGCAAGATTGGAGGAATCCTTCATAAGCCTGATGAAATTTACGATAAGATTAAGGAGATTAATGGATAGGTGGTAAAATGGTAGAAAGGGAAAGCCCATATAAAAAATATCTTAGAGAAGAAAGATTGCCACACATATTCTGTCCAGGTTGTGGAAATGGTACCGTTATGAGTACCTTCTTTAAGGGTTTAGAAGGAACAGATATCGATTTTGAAAATGTTGCTATGGTTTCAGGTATCGGTTGCTCTTCAAGGATCCCGGGTTATGCAAAATGTGATTCACTCCACACAACTCACGGAAGAGCTTTAAGCTTTGCAACTGGATTGAAGGTAGGAAACCCTGACTTGGATGTTGTTGTATTTACTGGTGATGGGGATGCAGCGTCCATTGGTGGAAATCATTTGATTCATGCTGCAAGAAGAAACATTAATCTTACTGTAATCTGTATCAACAATAATATTTATGGTATGACTGGTGGTCAAATCAGTCCAACTTCCCCAAAAGGAAGCTTTGGTACAACCGCACCTTACGGTTCAAGAGACATGCCGTTTAATTTAGCTGAGCTTGTAAGTGCCGCTGGTGCATCTTATGTTGCTAGATGGACCACTACCCATCCGCTTCAATTATCCAAAGCTATTCAAAAAGGTTTGGAAAATGAGGGTTTCTCATTTATTGAAGTTGTTTCCCAATGTCCAACTTACTTTGGACGTAAAAACAAAATGAAAACTCCATTGCAAATGTTTGAATGGATCAAGGAAAACAGCATCAATAAAAGAAGAGCAGAAAAGATGGATGAAGCTGAATTGGAAGGAAAGATCATTGTTGGTGAATTTGCTAATAAGCCACATGCAGAATTAACTGCTAACATCAAGGCATTGGCTGAAGAGAATTCAGATAAGCCACTCGCTATTAAATCTGCATTTGAGGAGTTGGATTAAGATGAGAACTGAAGTTCGTATAGCTGGTTTTGGTGGTCAAGGAGTAATTATGGCTGGAGTTATCATTGGTAAGGCTGCTTCCCTCTTTGATAATAAAAATGCGGTTCAAACCCAATCTTATGGTCCTGAAGCTCGTGGAGGAGCTTCAAGAACTGAAGTTGTTATTGATGATGATGAAATCGACTATCCTAAAGTAACCAGTCCAGACATTTTGGTTGCTATGTCTCATGAGGCTTTGATTAAATATATGGGTGATTTGAAGGATGAAGGTGTCTTGATTATCGATCCAGATATGATTGTTGAAGAAGAGATAGTTGATTTTGTAAAGGAACACAAAATAAAGCTTTACAGAGCACCTGCAACTAAAACTGCAACTGAAGATGTTGGACTCAGAATAGTTGCAAACATTGTAATGATTGGTGCAATTGTAAAGGTCACTGAAGTCGTTTCAGTTGATGCAGCAAAACAAGCTATTTTAGACAGTGTACCTAAAGGTACTGAGGATAAGAATATTCAAGCATTTGAAGCAGGATACGCTTTGCTTTAAATATTTTTATCATTTTTTCTTTTTTTAATATTTCAAATAATTTTTTAATTTTTTAATTCAATTTTAACTATTTTTTATAAATAATTTTAATAATAAGAAATAACATATTATATTATGTTTAAGATAATACATCAGTTCTATTGCAATATATTAAATATATTTACAAAAATTTTTCATAGGACATTTATCTTTTTAATTTATTTAATATTCATAAGTATTTTTAAAATTCATACTAATTTTCATGCTTATTAAATAAGAGTGAGAAAAATGAAGTTTTTTGAACATAGTGCAAAAAAAGTTTTTGAAAGTGAAGGAATTAAAATTTTAGAAGGGCATGTTGTATACTCTCCTGAAGAGGCAATGGAAGTTGCTACTGAATTTGGCAGACCTATTGTACTCAAATCTCAAGTTTTAGTTGGTGGAAGAGGTAAAGCAGGAGGTATTAAGTTTGCATATAACCCTGGTGAAGCATTTGAAATAGCTAATGAGTTATTAAAGTTAGAGATTAAAGGTGAAAAAGTAAAACACTTGCTCATTGAAGAAAAAGCAAATATCCAAAGGGAATTTTTCTTAAGTGTTTCAAATGACAGGGCAAATAAAACTCCAATCATTATGGCAAGTGCTGAAGGTGGGGTTGAAATTGAAGAATTGGCTAAGACATCCCCTGAAAAAATCATTAGGTATAATGTAGACCCATTAAAAGAGTTCTTGCCTTATGAAGCTCGTGAAATAGCTCGTAAAATGGGAGTTAGCTCTGAATTGATGTCTCAAATTGGTGCTATCATTTGGAAGCTCTATAATGTTTATGATAAGTACGATGCAGAAATTGCAGAAATAAACCCTCTCATATTAACTGATGATGGATTGATTGCAGCTGATGCAAAATTGGAAATTGAAAATGATGCTTTATTCCGTCATCAAGATCAAGTAAGACAAAACAGATTCAAGAAAAAAGACTTTGCATTTGTAAAGCTTGATGGTGACATTGCAGTTATCGGAAATGGAGCAGGATTGACCTTAACAGGTATGGATATGGTTACATTATTCGGTGGAAAACCTGCAACTTTCTTGGATATCGGTGGTGGAGCATCTGATGAATCCATTAAAAAAGCTTTAAACTTAGTTTTAAATTACCCTCCTGTAAAAGTTGTATTCCTTAATGTTTTAGGTGGTATTACCAGAGCGGATGATGTTGCAAGAGGCGTAATTGCAGCTTTAGAAGATAATAAAGGGGATGTAAACATTGTAACAAGACTTACTGGTACAAATGAAGAGGAAGGTCAAAGATTACTTGAAGAAGCAGGCATTCCTTATGAAATCTCATTAGAAGAAGCTGCTAAAAAAGCAGTTGCAATGTGTGAAGAGATTAAAGCACAAGAAGCTAAATAAACTTTTCATTTAATCTTTTCTTTTTTCTATTTTTTTCTATTTATTTTTATAATTTATTAATTCTATTTTTATTCCAATAAAACAACTCTACTGACTTCAGACTCTTTAGTTAATTCTCTACCTGTCTTATCAGCTATTTCCTGAGCAAAGTCACGAACTTCCTGATTTGATGGCATATTGTCAAGACTTAATCTTTTTCTGGAAGACCCTACAAACATGTATGCTTTCACTTCAACATATTTTGGATTAGCCTTATTGATCAGTTTAGCATATTCATCAGTGTTAATCATGTTTTTGCCCTTAACTGAAGTGATTCTAATTGCTGTTCTGCTGTTAAAACTATTCATCAGTTCAAGTGTTTTGTTTAAATTGCTCCAAGCATCATTTATTTGAGGGTTACATAGTTCTTTATACACTTTCTCGTTAGGTGCGTCTAAGGAAACATACAGTTGAGTTGGTTCGTTTTCAAGGTTTCCAAGTTTTTCCCAGTACATTCCATTGCTCACTAAAAATGTTGTGAAATCCTGTCTGTGGAATTCAGCTAAAAGTTCATCGATTTCAGGATATAAAGTTGGCTCACCAGCAAGGGAAATTGCAGCGTTTGTCGGCTTCTTGCTTTCTTCAAGCTTTTTCTTGTCTGCCTTTTTATTTCCACCAAAACCACATAATAGATTGTTTTGAGCTTTTATGGCGCCTTCAATAATTGTTTTAGGATCATCATATTCCCCTTCCCATTCTATTCTGGTCTGACTTAAGTCTCTCCAGCAAAAAGAGCATTTTTGGTTACAAAATGGTACAGCTGGGGACATTTGAAGGCATCTGTGGGATTGCACTCCGTAGAATTGCTCTTTATAGCACACTCCTTCATTAACCATGCTTTTTCTAGTCCAATGACAGATTTTTGCAGCAGCATGGCCGTGCTCCCCTACAAATCTATAACCGCTGTATTCCAATTTTGCTTGTTCTTCTTTAGTGAATGCCATAATAATCCTTTTGATTTTTTTGTTGATTAAAATAATTTAAATATAATTAAGAATATATATTTTATTAATATAGTAATAATTTTTTTAATTATTCTATTTATTATTTATCATACTAAAATGCATAAAATGTTAGATGCATAAATGCTAGATGTTATTTATATAGTTTTTAAGGAGGATTTGATTTGAGTCTTAAAACACCTGTTGTTATATTAAATTTTAAAACTTATTTGGAATCCAGTGGTGAAAAGGCATTGGATTTGGCTAATGCTTTAGAAAGTGCTGGTGAAGAATCTGGAATTACAATGGTTGCTGTACCGCAAGCCATTGATATTTATAGAATTAAAGAGGAAACCAATATTCCTATACTTTCTCAACATATTGATGCAGTATCCCCTGGAGGACATACTGGAAGTAACTTGTTTGAAAGTTTTGTAGCAAGCGGTATCGACGGGACTTTATTGAATCACTCTGAATGTAGAATGACTCTTGCAGACATTGCAGAAGTTGTTAAAAAGACAAAAGAGGCAGAGCTCATTTCATGTGTCTGTACCAACAATATTGAAACAAGTGTTGCAGCAGCTACATTTTCCCCAGATTATGTTGCAGTGGAACCGCCTGAACTTATCGGTACTGGAATACCTGTTTCCAAAGCTGATCCTGAAGTTGTAAAGGGAAGTGTATCCAAGGTGAAAGCCATTAACAAGGGTGTTAAGGTTTTATGCGGTGCAGGAATTTCCACTGGTGATGATATGGCTGCAGCTATTGAGTTAGGTGCTGAAGGAGTTCTTTTAGCTTCTGGAATCATTAAGGCAGAAAGCCCTAAAGATGCATTATTGGATTTAGTAAGTAAGATTTAATTTTCTCTAAATTATTGAAATGATTGTTATTGAGTGAAATTATGGCTAACTTTAATACTATTGATGATTTTGATGTAAATGGCAAAACAGTTTTAGTTAGGATTGACATCAACTCTCCTGTAGATCCTAATTCTGGAATCATTTTAGATGACACCCGTATGAAATTGCATGCTGAGACAATTAAGGAATTATCTATGAAAGGTGCTAAAACTGTTATTCTTGCTCACCAAAGTCGTCCAGGTAAAGATGATTTTACCACATTGGAGCAACATGCTGTCGTTTTATCTAGAGCGGTCGGTTTGGAAGTGAAATATGTTGATTCCATCTTCTCATCTAAGGCAAGGGAATCAATCATAGCTTTAGAGCCTGGGCAAATCTTGCTTTTGGAAAATGTCAGGTTCTTTTCAGAAGAGCAATTGAAACGTTCCGCTGAGGAAGAAGCTACTTCTGTTCTTGTAAAAACATTGACTCCTTTAGTTGATTTTTTTGTAAATGATGCATTTGCTGCAGCACACAGGTCTCAAACCTCTTTGGTCGGATTTACAAGAACTGTTCCATCAGCTGCCGGAAGAGTCATGGAAAAAGAATTGACAGTTATTGGCAATGCTTTAGAGAATGTTCAACATCCTTGTGTTTTTGCTTTAGGTGGAATGAAGGCAGATGATTCAATTACAGTTACTGAAAACGTTTTGGAAAACGGCACAGCGGATTATGTCCTTGTTTCAGGACTTGTTGCTAATATATTCATTTGGGCAGCAGGTTATGATATCAAATCCACCAACAAGAACTTCATTGAATCAAGAGGATATCTTGATATGGTTGATAAATGCAGAGGCCTCATTGAAAGGTTTGGAGATAAGATCGTTTACCCTACTGATGTTGCTGTCAGTGTTCAAGGGGATAGGGCAGATGTGACTATTGAAAACATTCCTGATGCTTCCATTTTTGATATTGGCAGAGAATCATTGATCAAATATTCCAAGATTTTAAGAGAGGCAAAAACCATTTTTGCAAATGGGCCTGCTGGTGTGTTTGAAGACCCTAAATTCGCAATCGGTACTGAAGACATCATCAATGCAATAGCTTCATCTAAAGGATTTTCAGTTATTGGTGGAGGACATATTGCAGCAGCTACCGTTAATTTAGGATATGGGGATAAGATGGACCATATCAGTAGTGGTGGCGGAGCTTCCATTGATATGTTGGCTGGTAATCCATTACCTGCAGTTGTAGCTCTTGAAGAGTCTAAGGAATTATTTGATGGTAATTCTTAAAATAATAATATTAATAATAGTATTTTTTAATAATAAATAATTTTTAGATTCTAAAAAATTATTTATCCTACTTCTTTTCTTTTTTTAATTTTATTCTTATTTTTTATTCATTCAATAGTTTTTCATAAAAATTTTTAATGATTTTTATCATATTTTCGAGTTATTTTAAATACTTTTTATAATTTCGTGTTAATTTATAATGAATAATCATGATAAATTATACAAAACTTTATATAAAAATAAAGATAAAAGATAAGAATGTTGAAAAAATTTAAGATTTTAAAGGTTATAAAATGACAGATGAAATTATAATTGCTGACAGTGAAAACGTAAAAAACGCATTAAACGGATTTCAAAACGCTTTGGAAAATGTAAAGGAAATTTCTCCTTTGACTTTTTGCATAACCAATTTTGTAACAGTTACTGATTGTGCGAATGCAGCTTTAGCTATTGGGGCATCACCAATCATGTCCAATGGTGCTGAAGAAGGTGGAGAAATAGTAAATATTGCAAGTGCTCTTGTAATAAATATCGGTACATTAAGCAAAGCTCAAAATGAATTGATGAGAAACAGCGCAAACCAGGCTAAGGAAATCAATAAGCCTATCATATTTGATCCTGTAGGTGCTGGTGTAAGTGCCCTAAGAAATGACATGACAAAGGAAATTGTTGAAAATTACCCTCTTGCATTAATTAGAGGAAACATGTCTGAAATCAAAGCGATTACCAAATTGATCAATCTTGATGAAAGCAATGATTCTGTAGCTAAAGGTGTGGATGTAGCAGCAAGTGATGTTATTTCTAAGGATAATTTGGCTGTCAATGGATTGGTTGTAAAAGAATTGGCTAAGGAATTGAATACTGTTGTTATTGCAAGTGGCCCTATTGACATTATTTCAGATGGTGAGGTGACCTTTGGTCTTGAGAATGGTGATGAGATGATGCCTCTTATTACTGGTAGCGGTTGTATGTTAACTACCATTATGGGTTCATATGTAGGAGCTAATGATCCATTGATTGGCGGAATTACAGCATGTGCTTTGATGGCAATTGCAGGTGAAAATGCTGCTGATTATGTAATGAAAAATGATTTGGGTACTGGCAGCTTCAGAACAATATTAATTGACAATTTATATAAATTAACTGCTGAAGAATTAGCGGAAAGAGCTAATTTATTTGAAATCAACATCTAAATAACATCTGTATCACATCTAATTAGATAGGAAAGTTGGTTAAATGAAAAAAGAGGATATTGACTATTCAGTTTATTTGGTTACAGACCGTAGGGATAAAACTGATGAGGAATTCTTAAACATTATTGAAGAAGCAATTAAAGGTGGGACCACCATTGTTCAGCTTCGTGAAAAGACTGCTTCAACTAAGGAGTTCTATGATTTGGCTTTAAGGGTTAAGGAAATCACCAGCAGATATGGTGTTCCATTGTTGATTAATGATAGAATTGACATAGCTCTTGCAGTTGATAGTGAAGGTGTTCATATTGGCCAAGATGATATGCCTGCAGATATCGCTCGTGAAATAATAGGCGAAGATAAGATATTAGGTATTTCAGCTTCAACTGTTGAAGAGGCTAAAAAAGCTGAGAAGGATAGTGCAGATTATATAGGCTCTGGTGCGGTATTTCCTACAGCCACTAAAGATGATGCAGATTCAGTCTCAAAAGATGAATTAAAGGAAATAGTGGATTCTATTGACATTCCTATAGTGGCAATTGGTGGAATCACTGTAGAAAATGCGAGTACATTAAAGGACAGTGGCATTGATGGATTTTCAGTTGTAAGTGCAATAATGAGTGCGGATGATCCAAGAGATGCTTCTAGAAAATTAAAGGAAATTTATTTCTCTTAGTTTTCCTTTCTTTTTCTTTTATTTTTATTTTATTTTTCCTTTTTTCTTTTCTTTTTTAGTTATTTGTTATTTAATTTAAAGAGAATACATTCAATAGTAAACTATTTAAATGATATTTTACTAATTACTATTGTTGAATATTTTCTAATCGAAC harbors:
- the thiM gene encoding hydroxyethylthiazole kinase: MTDEIIIADSENVKNALNGFQNALENVKEISPLTFCITNFVTVTDCANAALAIGASPIMSNGAEEGGEIVNIASALVINIGTLSKAQNELMRNSANQAKEINKPIIFDPVGAGVSALRNDMTKEIVENYPLALIRGNMSEIKAITKLINLDESNDSVAKGVDVAASDVISKDNLAVNGLVVKELAKELNTVVIASGPIDIISDGEVTFGLENGDEMMPLITGSGCMLTTIMGSYVGANDPLIGGITACALMAIAGENAADYVMKNDLGTGSFRTILIDNLYKLTAEELAERANLFEINI
- the thiE gene encoding thiamine phosphate synthase; this translates as MKKEDIDYSVYLVTDRRDKTDEEFLNIIEEAIKGGTTIVQLREKTASTKEFYDLALRVKEITSRYGVPLLINDRIDIALAVDSEGVHIGQDDMPADIAREIIGEDKILGISASTVEEAKKAEKDSADYIGSGAVFPTATKDDADSVSKDELKEIVDSIDIPIVAIGGITVENASTLKDSGIDGFSVVSAIMSADDPRDASRKLKEIYFS